The following proteins are encoded in a genomic region of Sebastes fasciatus isolate fSebFas1 chromosome 14, fSebFas1.pri, whole genome shotgun sequence:
- the LOC141782696 gene encoding glutamate decarboxylase 1-like, with the protein MAASAPSSSSSGGEPDPNSTNLRPPGSSYDAWCGVAHGCTRKLGMKICGFLQKNNSLEERSRMVSSFKERAAKNLLSCDNTAGGEAHFRRTETDFSNLFARDLLPAKNGEEPTMQFLLEVVEILTNYVRKTFDRSTKVLDFHHPHQLLEGMEGFNLELSDQPESLEQILVDCRDTLKYGVRTGHPRFFNQLSTGLDIVGLAGEWLTSTANTNMFTYEIAPVFVLMEQLTLKKMREMVGWPEGEGDGIFSPGGAISNMYSVMIARYKFFPEVKTKGMAAAPRLVLFTSEHSHYSIKKASAALGFGTENLILLSTDKRGRVIPADLEAKVIDAKQKGYVPMFVNATAGTTVYGAFDPINEIADICVKYNMWLHVDGAWGGGLLMSRKHRHKLNGVERANSVTWNPHKMMGVPLQCSAVLVRERGLLQGCNSMSAGYLFQPDKQYDITYDTGDKAIQCGRHVDIFKFWLMWKAKGTVGFEQHIDRSLDLSAYLYNKIKNREGFEMVFDGEPQHTNVCFWYIPPNLRGLPDGDERRERLHKVAPKIKAMMMESGTTMVGYQPQGNKVNFFRMVISNHAATRSDIDFLIEEIERLGQDL; encoded by the exons ATGGCGGCGTctgcaccctcctcctcctcctctggcgGAGAACCGGATCCCAACTCGACTAATTTACGACCACCGGGCTCAA gCTATGATGCTTGGTGTGGAGTTGCTCATGGATGTACTAGAAAATTGGGAATGAAGATATGTg GGTTTTTGCAGAAGAACAACagtctggaggagaggagcaggatgGTGAGTTCCTTCAAGGAGCGAGCAGCCAAGAACCTGCTGTCCTGCGACAacacagcaggaggagaggcGCACTTCAGACGCACCGAGACAGACTTCTCCAACCTGTTCGCCAGAG atcTGCTGCCCGCCAAAAATGGAGAGGAGCCGACCATGCAGTTCCTGCTGGAGGTTGTGGAAATCCTCACCAACTACGTCCGGAAGACGTTTGACAGATCCACCAAGGTGCTGGACTTCCACCACCCCCACCAGCTGCTGGAGGGCATGGAGGGCTTCAACCTGGAGCTCTCCGACCAGCCCGAGTCCCTGGAACAGATCCTGGTGGACTGCAGGGACACCTTGAAGTAcggagtgagaacag GTCACCCCCGGTTCTTTAACCAGCTGTCCACTGGATTAGACATCGTTGGGTTGGCAGGAGAGTGGCTCACCTCTACAGCCAACACTAACAT GTTTACCTACGAGATCGCCCCTGTCTTTGTGCTCATGGAGCAGCTGACACTGAAGAAGATGAGAGAGATGGTCGGCTGGCCTGAAGGAGAGGGTGATGGGATATTTTCTCCAG GAGGAGCGATCTCCAACATGTACAGTGTGATGATCGCCAGATACAAGTTCTTCCCTGAAGTCAAGACCAAAGGCATGGCAGCTGCACCCAGACTGGTCCTCTTCACCTCAGAGCAT AGCCACTATTCCATCAAGAAAGCCAGTGCAGCTCTGGGCTTCGGCACAGAGAACCTGATCCTTTTGAGCACAGATAAGAG AGGGAGAGTCATTCCTGCTGATTTGGAAGCCAAAGTAATAGATGCCAAGCAAAAG GGTTATGTTCCGATGTTTGTGAACGCCACCGCCGGTACCACCGTCTACGGAGCCTTTGATCCCATCAATGAAATTGCAGACATCTGTGTAAAGTACAACATGTGGCTTCATGTGGAC GGTGCATGGGGAGGAGGTCTGCTGATGTCcaggaaacacagacacaagCTGAATGGAGTAGAGAG AGCCAACTCAGTCACCTGGAACCCTCATAAGATGATGGGAGTGCCGCTGCAGTGCTCTGCCGTTCTGgtcagagagagg GGATTATTACAAGGCTGCAACTCCATGAGTGCTGGTTACCTCTTCCAGCCAGATAAACAGTATGATATTACATACGACACGGGTGACAAAGCCATTCAGTGTGGACGGCATGTCGACATCTTCAAGTTCTGGCTCATGTGGAAGGCGAAG GGAACAGTGGGATTTGAACAGCATATTGACAGGAGCCTGGATCTGTCAGCGTACCtctacaataaaataaagaacaGAGAGGGCTTCGAGATGGTGTTCGACGGAGAA CCGCAGCACACTAATGTGTGTTTCTGGTATATCCCACCGAACCTGCGCGGCTTACCTGATGGAGACGAGAGGCGGGAGAGGTTGCACAAG GTGGCTCCAAAGATCAAGGCGATGATGATGGAGTCTGGGACTACGATGGTTGGTTACCAGCCACAAGGAAACAAGGTCAACTTCTTCCGCATGGTCATCTCGAACCACGCTGCTACCAGGTCAGACATCGACTTCCTGATCGAGGAGATTGAGCGACTGGGGCAAGACTTGTAA